The sequence below is a genomic window from Sorangiineae bacterium MSr12523.
CAAGAAGCGCGTGATCGCGAAGGGCTGGGGCCAGGAGAAGCCGATCGACACGAACAACACGGAAGAAGGCCGCGCGAACAATCGCCGCGTCGAATTCCACATCGAGGAGACCCCGGAAGCACCCGCGAAGGCTGAGAAGGCGCCCAAGGCGCCGAAGAAGAAGAAGTAATTCGCGCGGTTGTGTTAAAGTCCACTTCGGCTTCATTGGAAGCCGGAGTGGACTTTTCTCTTTAACCCCCGTTTGCCTTCTCGCGCGCTGGCGCGGGGAGCAGAACCACTTCGAGTAGGGAGGTAACGATGTCTTCTCGTTGGATCGCGCTTTCTGCCGCCTTCGCCGTGGCGGCAGCTTCGTTCACGATGTCCACGCCGGCACGCGCCGCGGTGTGTTCCACGGATGCCGAATGCACGGGAACACCGAGCACGCCGCACTGCAACGCCGGTGTCTGCTCGCAGTGTTCAAATGACAGCCACTGCGGTGGGACGACGAGTCGGACGCCAAAGTGCCTCACCGCGTACGGGATCTGCGGCTGCACGCAGGACGCCGAGTGCGGGAACGAGACATCGGGACGGGTATGCACGCGCCCCTCCCCTGCCGAGGGCTCGGCGCCCTACTGCAGAGCAGGTTGCGTGAACGACGGCGCAGGTGGACGCAATGGCTGTCCCGAGGTCGGCGGCGCGGCATGCATCGGCGCGGCTGGTGAAATTGGGCAATGCCGGCATAGCTGCCTCAATGTTCCGCTGCTCTGCTCGGGCGCCGGGCCTCGCAGCAAGTGCGAGGTGCTCGGGGCCGAGTTCGCACGTTGCGTGGAGTGCCAGACCAACGCCGACTGTTCGACCGGCGCGCCCGTCTGCGACACAGGAACGCAGACGTGCGTGCAATGCAGGGCGAACAACGATTGTGCGACGAACCAGAATGGCCCCATCTGCCGAGGCGGGGCGAGCTCGCAAGCGAGCTGCGGATGCAACTCCGATGCAGATTGCGGCGCGGGCCGCGTTTGCCAAGACACCGTCAAAGTTTGTTTGCCCGGTTGCCGCGGCAACAGCCCGAACGCGTGCCCGCCCGGCAGCGTGTGCAACGCGAGCGGCGGTGGCACCGGCCAGTGCGTGCCGGGCACCGATGGCGGTGTGGACGCGGGCGATGCCGGAAATGACGGCGGCGCGGGGGACGGTAGCGTCAGCGACGGCAGCACCGGCGACGGTAGCGTCGAAGATGGAAGCACCGGCGATGGCAGCGTCGAGGACGGAAGCACCGGCGACGGCAGCGTCGAGGATGGCAGCACGGGCGATGGCAGCACCGGTGACGGCAGCACGGGCGACGGCGGCGCCGATGCGGCCGACGGTAGCATTCGTGCCGACGCCGGCGACGGTGGCGATGGGGGCAGCGGCGGCAACGATGCGGGCGGCAACGACAACGACGGCAATTACATGACGTCGCTCGAAGGTGGCGGCTGCGACTGCTCGGTGGTGCCGTCGGAAGACTCGCTACCGATTGGCGGCCTGCTCGCAGTGGGCGGGTTCTTCGCCTTCTTCACGCGACGCCGCACGCGCAACGCGAAGAAAGACGAGGGCACCCAGCAGCGGTAGCTCGGCGCGCTATCGCGCTATAATGAGCGTATGGGTGACCCGGTGCGGAAAATCGCAACCTACGAGGATATCCTCGCACTCCCGGAAGGGATGACTGGGGAGATCCTCGGAGGCGTGCTGTACACGCAACCGAGACCGCGAGCGAGGCACGCGCGCTCCGGTTCGCGACTGCAGACCATTCTTGGCGGCCCATTCGACATAGGCGATGGCGGCCCCGGCGGATGGATCATCTTGTCCGAGCCCGAGCTTCATGCGCCCAGTGGCGAGATTGTCGTACCCGATACGGTAGGATGGCGGCGGGAGCATATGCCGGAGCTTCCCGACGCAGCCTACATCGATGTCTGCCCGGACTGGGTTTGCGAGCTGCTTTCCCCTTCTACCGCCGTCAAAGACCGCGAGAAGAAGATGCCCTTCTATTTGAGATGGGGCGTGCACCATATCTGGTTGATCGATCCTGGCCTACACACGCTCGAGGTATATCGCGCGGAGCACGAGCGGTGGATGCTCCTCGGCACCTGGTCCGAGGACGCCGTCGTTCGCGCCGAGCCCTTCGACTCCATCGAACTCAAGCTCGAGCGACTTTGGGAGCGCTAGCTCACCCGTAGCCCGCTAGAGGCAGGGCAGAATCGTTTCGCCTTTCGGCGTCATGATGATGCGGCGCTCGAGCCATTCGCGGTGCTGGCGCTCGTCGTCGAGGTAGCGCGCGAGAAGCAGGCGGAGCGGTTGCACGTAGGATCCCGTGCTGGCACGCGCGTAGACGTCGTTCGTCTCCTGCTCGTTGCTGCACATGGCGCCGAGCACGGCATCGTCGCCCATGAAGCCGCCGATGACGACTTTGCCCTTGGCGACGATGCGGCGCAAATCGGCATGATCGACTGGGCGGCCGCCGTTTTGCCGCACGAAAACCGAGAGCTTGTCGATGTGCCGCCGATGATCCTCGACGAAACGCCGCAATGTCCTCCGGTCCTCGTCCACGGAAAGGCGCGGAATGGCCGCCTCGTACGCTTCGATCGCGTCGTAGTCGGCCACAATCAGCCGATTCAGCGTGACGACGAGCTCCGTGTCGGTGGTGGGTACGACCATGTGCAGCACCCTGGTGCCGCTCACGCGCCCGCGCAAGCCAAGCCGTAGCTCAGCCACGAAATCGACCCGATCGCTCCGCGCCTGCTCAGATCATCTGCGCGTTGATACCGGCTTCGACCGCTTCACCCACGGACTCCGACCGAACCTTGCGAACCTTCTCGCCCGTCGGGGGATCGAACGGCGCGCGGCCAATCTGCTTGCTGCCCACGCTGGGGACCACGATCGAAAGGAAATACTGCCGGAAAACCCACCACCAGAAATTCGATTCCCGCAATTCCGGGTGAATCTGGTCCTTGATCTTCGCATACGCCGCGGGCAGCTCGCTCCAATGCGTGCTCGCGCTCTCGTGGTGTGCGGTGTGGAGACCGTTGTTGAAGAGCAGGAAGTTCAGGAGCCAGCCATCGAACGTGCGCGAGTGGTTGTGCGCCGACCAAGGATCGGTGTGAACGTGCTGCCCGTAGTTGAAGAACGTCAGCGTCCAGAGCGAGAACAACGCAGGGCCGCCCAACGTGCACAGCCAAACGTAAAGGCCGGTCTTCAAACCGTGCATCATGCACGCAACGCTGATTGCGGTGGCATGGCCGCCGAAGAAGACGACGTACTGCGTGACAATTTGTCGATACAGCTTCGGGTTGTTCTTCTTGGCCTTCTTGATGAACTCACCAATCGGGAACGATTGGTAATACGACGTCACGAAGAAGTACGTGATGGCGACCAAGGCGTTGTTGCGGTTCGTGTGACGCCAGGTGATCGTCGCGTCGCCCACTTTGTTCACGTACTTGTGGTGATTCAAGTTGTGCGTGGGGATCCACACGAAGGTGGGATAGCCGTAGAAGAACGAGATCCAATTCGAGAAGATCGAATTGACACGCTTGCTCGAGAACGTCGGCACATGGTTGTGGTTGTGCGCGATGACACCGGCCGCCACGGCGAAATAAACGCTGACCCACCACATTTTGGGAATCAGCTCGGGGTTTCGATATTGGACCAGTGCCACCACGGGCATGGCCAAAACCCAGAGAATCGTGCGATAGTCGGCGGAGTTACGCGGTAGCATCCAAACCTCGGTTAAGTTCGCGCGGAGCATAGCCTCTTCGGCCACGCATGGCGAGGACGCGCGCGTCACGAGATCATCACGCCAAAGTGGCAACGTGAGAGCGAAATGAATTTCGCAGTACGCTACTTTTCCCAGTCGTCGAAGTGAATCTCGACGGCGCCCGCGTTGCTCGAGGGCACGCCACCGGCAATGGAATTCGGCGGCGGCGAAAATCCGAGGGGCGCGAAGATGGACAGCTCGCGCTCACCCATGCCTGCGAGATGTGCGATGAGGTCTTCTTTCTTCACGTAAACCTCCTCGCGCCGGCCCGCGTCGTTCTCCATCTTGAGTGAGAGCTCGCGCGGGTTGGGGCTGCGCCGCGAGATCTCCGCGACCATGGGGCCGAGGAATCGCACCACGCGCTCGATGAGCATGATGGCGAGATCGTTCTCGAAGACGTCCTCCCCCTCGAGCTTGAGCGCCAGGAGCTTCTCGCGCTGCTCCAACATGGGATCCACGGCCGCGCGGAGGCTTTGCCAGAGACGCGACAGGTGCATCTTGTCGCCGGTGTCGACGGGCGCGGGCAGTGCCTCGGGGCCCTCCTCGGAAGGGTGGCTTACTTCGGCGGCGAGCTCGCTGCCATCGCGGCGCATGGTGAAGACGAGTGCATCGCGTTCGTGAATCTTGCGGCGAAGGCGTATCTCTGCCGTCGAATCGGTGAGGTCGAAGCTGCTCACGAGGTACTCGTCGACCTGCACGAGCTCGGGCTGCGAGGATCGGCGAAAGAGGCTCTTTCGCACGCCGACCATGAGGTTTACCCCCTGGGCGAAATCGCCCACACGCCGAGGCTGCTGCCACTTCGCATCGGCTTTGGATGCGCCCAGCTCGTAGAAGGAAACGATGCCGTCGGGGTTGGTCAGCACGCACGACATGACGTAGCGCCCGTCCCACCGCGTCTTGATGACGGCATCGAGAATGGGCAGGCGCCCCGTGGTGAGGAAGCCCTCGAGCGCGAGCCGAATTTCACCGCGCCGGCGTTCGACCTCGGCACGCACCTGAGCCTGCTCGCGGTCGTTGGCCGCGGTGGTGGTGCGGCGTGCATCGTCGAGAAGCCGAACGGCATGCTCGACGACTTGAAGCGCGTACTCCGCGGTCTGCCGTTGGGTCGCGCGGCGTGCGCTCTCCTGGATGCCGGCAATCACCGATTCATGAAAGGTCTCGAGCTCGTCGAGGGATTTGACGCGTGCCGCTGCCGCTGCGGCCGTCGTACTCTCCAGGTTGCGCGCCTCGGATTCGAGCTTGACCACCTTGGTGGCCGCCGCCATGAACCTCTCGAGCGTAGCGAGAAAGTTGAACGTGTGGGGGAACGGAGCCGAATCGCCGTAGAGATACCTCATGAGTGACCCCTGCGAGAGACCGTATCATGCCGCCGCGTTGCGGCTAACCATGTCGAACTCGAGGCCATGAAATGAAAGACGTTCGCGCGGCAAACCTAACCGATGTTCGTTGGCTCTCCGATGAAGGAGCAAAGGATTCTTCCGTTCGCATCATCGACGTGCGCTGGTACCTCCAAGGCAAAGACGGGCGCGAGGAATACGGGCGCGGGCATATTCCCGGTGCGGTGTTCGTGGCGTTGGAAGACATCACCGCGGACGAAGGTCCGGGACGCCATCCCATTCCCAGCGCCGAGAAGTTCGCCGAGGCGATGCGCGCGGCCGGCGTCTCGAACGGAACGCACGTCGTCGCGTACGACGATGCGGGCGGTTCGATTGCCGCGCGGCTGCTGTGGCTTCTGCGACGATTCGGTCACACGAAGGCGTCGGTGCTCGATGGCGGGCTTGCCGCGTGGACGGCGGCGGGGCATTCGCTGACCACCGAGGTGCCATCCATCGCGCGCGGTGACTTCGAAGCGAAGCCCGATCCGCGCATCGTGTCCGTGAACAAGTCGCACGTGGACGCGGCGCGTGAGCGTGGGGATTCGCTCATTCTGGATGCCCGCGCGGCCGAGCGTTACCGCGGCGACCTCGAGCCGATCGATGCGCGCCCCGGGCACATTCCGGGCGCGAAGAGCGCGCCGTGGTCGCTCAACGTGCGCGACGGTCGCTTCCGCAGCAATGCGGAATTGCGATCGCACTACGAGGCATTGGGCGCGGACCGCGCAAAAGAGATCATCGTGTATTGCGGCTCCGGCGTCACCGCATGCCACGATTGGCTTGCGCTCGAATTGGCGGGATTCGATCGGGTGAAGCTCTACGAAGGAAGCTGGAGCGACTGGGCCCGCGACCCGAGCTTGCCGGCGCAAAAGGGCGACGGCTGAAGCACCGTCGAGTCCGCTGGGATATGTCACTTGCACACTGCAAGTGACATATCTACATCGGGTTTCTCCACAGGAAGCGCATATCCTGTGGATAACTAGTGTGGAGAATTGCCACGCATGGACTTACTTGAAGCGTATTAATCAACGAAAATCGCAACCGGAGTGGAAAAAGCTACTCAGCGGCACTGCGTAGGGGGCGGACTCCAGCTGCAGGAGCTGTCGTCGTAGCAGTGGCCAACGCCGCTCGCGTCGCGGCAGCACGCCTCCCCGCGGAATCCACATGCAAATTCGCACGTCCGTGTAGATGGGTGGCATCGCGCGCCGGAGTCGGCATCGCATGACCAATCGCAGCAGGGCTGGCCAAGCTGCCCGCAGGTCGGATCAGGGTCTTCCGCCGCCGTAGCCTGAGCACCCGGCGTGGGGCTCTCGTGCGACGGCTCCTCGCTGCGCAGCGAGTCGCTCGCGCGATCCTCCGGTGCTGCACCCGACTCGCCCGAACTACACGCGACGGTCCCGGCGACGCCGATGAGGATCAGCGTCGCGGTCCATTTGAATCCATGTTGCATCTCGACCTCCTTGCTCTCCTTCGAATTGGGAGCAAGGAGGTCCATCCATCACACGCGCCGTCGATTGGCGCGATGGGCTTAGTTCTTCGTCGCGAGAAGCTGCCGCAGCACGAACGGGAGGATGCCGCCGTGTTGGTAGTAGTGGATCTCTTGCGGCGTATCGATGCGCACCGTGGCGACGAACTCGCGGACGATGCCGTCGGCGCGCTTGGCCTTCACGGTGAGCTCGCGGCCGTTCGCGAAGCCCGTGGCCAATAGGGCGGCGAGGCCGTCGATGTCGAAGACCTCTTCGCCGGTGAGGCCGAGGGACTGCGCGCTGTCGCCTGCGCCGAACTGCAGCGGCAGGATGCCCATGCCCACCAGGTTGCTGCGGTGGATGCGCTCGTAGCTCTCGGCAATGACCGCGCGAACGCCGAGGAGCTTCGGCCCCTTGGCGGCCCAGTCACGCGAGGAGCCCGACCCGTATTCCTTGCCCGCGAGGACGATGAGCGGGGTGCCCTCTTTCTGGTAGCGCACCGAGGCATCGTAGATGCTCATCGGCTCGCCGTCGGGCAGGTGACGCGTCACGCCGCCTTCGGTGCCGGGCGCCAATTGATTGCGCAGACGGATGTTCGCGAAGGTGCCGCGCACCATGACCTCGTGGTTGCCGCGGCGGGCGCCGTACGAGTTGAAGTCCTTCGGGGCGACGCCGTGCTCGATGAGGTACTTGCCCGCAGGGCCATCCTTGCGGATGCTGCCGGCGGGGGAGATGTGGTCCGTCGTGATGCTGTCGCCGAGGAGCGCCAGCACGCGCGCGCCGCGGATGTCGATCACCGGTGCCGGCTTCTCCGGCAGGTCGACGAAGTACGGCGGGTGCTTCACGTAGGTCGACTTGTCGTCCCAGCCATAGAGATCACCCTCGGGGATCTTGAGGCCCTGCCAATGCTCGTCGCCGGCGAAGACCTCGGCGTACACCTTCTGGAACGATCCCGACTTCACGGCGCCGAGCACCGTGTCCTGAATCTCCTTCTGCGACGGCCAGATGTCCGCGAGGAACACCGGCTTGCCCTGCAGATCTTCGCCGATGGGCTCGTGCGTCAGGTCGATGTCCATGCGGCCGGCCAAGGCGTAGGCCACGACGAGGGGCGGCGATGCGAGGTAGTTCGCGCGGACCTCCGGGTGCACGCGGCCCTCGAAGTTGCGGTTGCCGCTGAGGACCGCCGCCACCATGAGATTCCCCTCCTCGATGGCCTTGGAGACCGGAGGCGGGAGCGGACCGCTGTTGCCGATGCACGTGGTGCAGCCGTAGCCGACGACGTTGAAGCGCAGCTTCTCCAGGTACGGAAGCAAACCGGCCTGCGTCAGGTATTCGGTGACGACCTTGGAGCCTGGCGCGAGGCTCGACTTGACCCACGGCTGCACGGTGAGGCCGCGTTCGACGGCCTTTTTCGCGAGCAGACCCGCGGCCATGAGCACCGACGGGTTCGAGGTGTTCGTGCAGCTCGTGATGGCCGCGATGACCACCGCGCCGTGCTGCAGCTCCTGCACCGCCTGCTCGATTTCCGTCTTGCTCTCGGGCGGCAAGGGAATGGCCGGTTCGGTGGCCGAGACCTTCGCACCGACCGCGGCACCACCGCCACCTTCCGTCTTGAGCGCGGCCATCTGCTTGTCCGGCACCGTCGGCTGCGTGCGGGCGAGCATGACCTTGAGCGCGTCGTCGAACGACTTTTTGGCGTCGCTCAGGCGCACGCGATCCTGCGGGCGCGTGGGGCCGGCGAGGCTGGCTTCCACCGTGCGCAAGTCGAGCTCCAACGTGTCCGTGTACTGCGCGGCGGGGGTGTCCTTCGTGTGAAAGAGCCCCTGCTCCTTGGTGTACGCCTCGACGAGCGCGATGAGCGACTCGGGGCGGCCCGAGAGGCGCAGGTAGCGCAGCGTCTCTTCATCGACGGGGAAGATGCCGCAGGTGGCGCCGTACTCGGGCGCCATGTTGGCGATGGTCGCGCGATCGGCGAGCGGCAGTGCCGCCAGGCCTTCGCCGTAGAACTCGACGAACTTGCCGACGACGCCTTTGCGGCGGAGCATCTGCGTGACGGTGAGCACCAGGTCGGTCGCCGTCGTTCCCTCGGGCAGCTGGCCATGGAGGCGGAAGCCGATGACCTGCGGAATGAGCATCGACACGGGCTGGCCGAGCATCGCGGCTTCGGCCTCGATACCGCCGACGCCCCACCCGAGCACGCCCAGGCCGTTGATCATCGTGGTGTGCGAGTCGGTGCCGACGAGCGTATCCGGATAGGCCGCGGGGCGCTTGCTGCCGTCCTTGCCTACGTCCTTCGTGGTGAACACCACGCGGGCGAGGTACTCGAGGTTCACTTGGTGCACGATGCCGGTGTCCGGCGGCACCACGCGGAAGTTCGAGAACGCCGTCTGGCCCCAACGCAAAAACTGATAGCGCTCGTGGTTGCGATCGAACTCCAAGTCGGCATTCTGCTTGAGCGCCAGGTTCGTACCGAACGAGTCGACCTGCACGGAGTGGTCGATGACCAACTCGACGGCCTGGAGCGGGTTGATCTTCTTGGGATCGCCGCCCATCTTGCGCATGGCATCGCGCATGGCCGCGAGGTCGACGATGGCGGGAACGCCGGTGAAGTCCTGAAGGAGCACGCGGCTCGGGGTGAAGGCAATCTCCCGATTGGGTTCGGCCTTCGCCTTCCACGTGGCCAGCGCCTCGATGTCCTCGGCCCGGACGGCGATTCCATCTTCCGTGCGGAGCAGGTTCTCGAGGAGGATCTTGAGCGCGTACGGGAGCTGTTGCCACGACGGGAATTTCGCGTCGAGTGCGCTCAAACGGTAAATCGTGAATTCCTCGTCGTGGACCTTGAGTATCGATTGACTGCCAAAGCTGTTCGCTGACATCGCCTGCTCCTTCAAATCCGTAATTTGTAAGGTACGCTCCCGTGATTCGTTCTTAGGGCCACTTCGTGTCTTTGTCGGGTGGTGGCCCTGCGGAAATGACCATTGCGCGGCTTATGGAGAAACCATCTTCTCCGGGCGCACCTTTTCGTCGAACTCGGCGGCCGTGAGCAATTTCAGCTCGACCACGGCCTCGCGCAGCGTGGTTCCCTTTTGGTGCGCCAGCTTGGCAACCTTGGCGGCATTGTCGTAGCCGATATGCTGGTTGAGCGCGGTCACCAGCATGAGCGAATTGGACAGAT
It includes:
- a CDS encoding MYXO-CTERM sorting domain-containing protein; the protein is MNDGAGGRNGCPEVGGAACIGAAGEIGQCRHSCLNVPLLCSGAGPRSKCEVLGAEFARCVECQTNADCSTGAPVCDTGTQTCVQCRANNDCATNQNGPICRGGASSQASCGCNSDADCGAGRVCQDTVKVCLPGCRGNSPNACPPGSVCNASGGGTGQCVPGTDGGVDAGDAGNDGGAGDGSVSDGSTGDGSVEDGSTGDGSVEDGSTGDGSVEDGSTGDGSTGDGSTGDGGADAADGSIRADAGDGGDGGSGGNDAGGNDNDGNYMTSLEGGGCDCSVVPSEDSLPIGGLLAVGGFFAFFTRRRTRNAKKDEGTQQR
- a CDS encoding Uma2 family endonuclease, which encodes MGDPVRKIATYEDILALPEGMTGEILGGVLYTQPRPRARHARSGSRLQTILGGPFDIGDGGPGGWIILSEPELHAPSGEIVVPDTVGWRREHMPELPDAAYIDVCPDWVCELLSPSTAVKDREKKMPFYLRWGVHHIWLIDPGLHTLEVYRAEHERWMLLGTWSEDAVVRAEPFDSIELKLERLWER
- a CDS encoding PA2169 family four-helix-bundle protein; translated protein: MAELRLGLRGRVSGTRVLHMVVPTTDTELVVTLNRLIVADYDAIEAYEAAIPRLSVDEDRRTLRRFVEDHRRHIDKLSVFVRQNGGRPVDHADLRRIVAKGKVVIGGFMGDDAVLGAMCSNEQETNDVYARASTGSYVQPLRLLLARYLDDERQHREWLERRIIMTPKGETILPCL
- a CDS encoding fatty acid desaturase — encoded protein: MLPRNSADYRTILWVLAMPVVALVQYRNPELIPKMWWVSVYFAVAAGVIAHNHNHVPTFSSKRVNSIFSNWISFFYGYPTFVWIPTHNLNHHKYVNKVGDATITWRHTNRNNALVAITYFFVTSYYQSFPIGEFIKKAKKNNPKLYRQIVTQYVVFFGGHATAISVACMMHGLKTGLYVWLCTLGGPALFSLWTLTFFNYGQHVHTDPWSAHNHSRTFDGWLLNFLLFNNGLHTAHHESASTHWSELPAAYAKIKDQIHPELRESNFWWWVFRQYFLSIVVPSVGSKQIGRAPFDPPTGEKVRKVRSESVGEAVEAGINAQMI
- a CDS encoding sulfurtransferase encodes the protein MKDVRAANLTDVRWLSDEGAKDSSVRIIDVRWYLQGKDGREEYGRGHIPGAVFVALEDITADEGPGRHPIPSAEKFAEAMRAAGVSNGTHVVAYDDAGGSIAARLLWLLRRFGHTKASVLDGGLAAWTAAGHSLTTEVPSIARGDFEAKPDPRIVSVNKSHVDAARERGDSLILDARAAERYRGDLEPIDARPGHIPGAKSAPWSLNVRDGRFRSNAELRSHYEALGADRAKEIIVYCGSGVTACHDWLALELAGFDRVKLYEGSWSDWARDPSLPAQKGDG
- the acnA gene encoding aconitate hydratase AcnA is translated as MSANSFGSQSILKVHDEEFTIYRLSALDAKFPSWQQLPYALKILLENLLRTEDGIAVRAEDIEALATWKAKAEPNREIAFTPSRVLLQDFTGVPAIVDLAAMRDAMRKMGGDPKKINPLQAVELVIDHSVQVDSFGTNLALKQNADLEFDRNHERYQFLRWGQTAFSNFRVVPPDTGIVHQVNLEYLARVVFTTKDVGKDGSKRPAAYPDTLVGTDSHTTMINGLGVLGWGVGGIEAEAAMLGQPVSMLIPQVIGFRLHGQLPEGTTATDLVLTVTQMLRRKGVVGKFVEFYGEGLAALPLADRATIANMAPEYGATCGIFPVDEETLRYLRLSGRPESLIALVEAYTKEQGLFHTKDTPAAQYTDTLELDLRTVEASLAGPTRPQDRVRLSDAKKSFDDALKVMLARTQPTVPDKQMAALKTEGGGGAAVGAKVSATEPAIPLPPESKTEIEQAVQELQHGAVVIAAITSCTNTSNPSVLMAAGLLAKKAVERGLTVQPWVKSSLAPGSKVVTEYLTQAGLLPYLEKLRFNVVGYGCTTCIGNSGPLPPPVSKAIEEGNLMVAAVLSGNRNFEGRVHPEVRANYLASPPLVVAYALAGRMDIDLTHEPIGEDLQGKPVFLADIWPSQKEIQDTVLGAVKSGSFQKVYAEVFAGDEHWQGLKIPEGDLYGWDDKSTYVKHPPYFVDLPEKPAPVIDIRGARVLALLGDSITTDHISPAGSIRKDGPAGKYLIEHGVAPKDFNSYGARRGNHEVMVRGTFANIRLRNQLAPGTEGGVTRHLPDGEPMSIYDASVRYQKEGTPLIVLAGKEYGSGSSRDWAAKGPKLLGVRAVIAESYERIHRSNLVGMGILPLQFGAGDSAQSLGLTGEEVFDIDGLAALLATGFANGRELTVKAKRADGIVREFVATVRIDTPQEIHYYQHGGILPFVLRQLLATKN